In one Candidatus Scalindua japonica genomic region, the following are encoded:
- a CDS encoding radical SAM/SPASM domain-containing protein, with product MEITNICNFKCTFCADSQMSRKRRIMSPDLFYRVIDEIASEQLAEAIALHVFGEPLIHRDVCEFIKYVKNKGLKLNITTNASLLEDKHIETICSFMQNDEDSVHISFRSTNEAVFGIHGCNDTFDNYLRRIQDLIKMKISTESPFRLRLDVFWKTIFNYPVLLRNSKLMEYILDAKSSHKLVKWIQDIVSEKPYYDKINYSIFGSTRTVNFHNNIVLCFQPLTESIDSSFNNRMRASTGYCDMRYFTVFCDGKVGPCCNNYDARISFGNVNDRSLKEILFDQKTLTFRKKMSCGKLPHEFCKLCRGHTNILGLTTKQVLNYIKVKIDPYGNRKFIFREEHNNYGDKK from the coding sequence ATGGAGATTACAAATATATGCAATTTCAAATGCACGTTCTGCGCTGACAGTCAAATGTCACGAAAAAGACGTATTATGAGTCCGGATTTGTTTTACAGAGTTATTGATGAAATAGCTTCAGAACAATTAGCAGAAGCCATTGCACTTCATGTATTTGGTGAACCGTTAATTCACAGGGATGTGTGTGAATTTATTAAATATGTGAAGAACAAAGGATTAAAGCTCAATATTACAACAAACGCTTCACTATTGGAGGATAAGCATATAGAGACGATTTGTTCATTCATGCAAAACGATGAAGACAGCGTACATATTAGCTTTAGGTCCACAAATGAGGCAGTATTCGGAATACACGGGTGTAATGATACTTTCGATAATTATTTACGTCGAATCCAGGATTTGATTAAAATGAAAATATCAACGGAATCACCGTTTCGATTAAGATTAGATGTTTTCTGGAAAACAATCTTCAATTATCCTGTACTCCTGCGTAATAGTAAACTGATGGAATATATACTGGACGCAAAGTCTTCACATAAACTGGTTAAATGGATACAGGATATTGTCAGTGAAAAACCATATTATGATAAGATTAATTACAGTATTTTTGGTAGTACACGGACCGTGAACTTTCATAATAATATTGTTCTCTGTTTTCAGCCTCTTACAGAGTCAATAGACAGCAGTTTTAATAACCGTATGAGAGCAAGCACAGGATATTGTGATATGAGATACTTTACTGTTTTTTGTGATGGAAAGGTAGGGCCATGTTGTAATAATTACGATGCGAGAATATCTTTTGGAAATGTTAATGACAGAAGTTTGAAAGAAATATTATTTGATCAAAAAACTCTTACCTTCAGAAAGAAAATGAGTTGCGGGAAATTACCTCATGAATTCTGTAAACTATGTCGTGGGCATACAAATATACTTGGGTTGACTACAAAACAGGTATTGAATTACATTAAAGTCAAGATTGATCCATATGGAAATAGAAAGTTCATTTTTAGAGAAGAACATAATAATTATGGTGATAAAAAATAA
- the gmd gene encoding GDP-mannose 4,6-dehydratase gives MKKALITGIRGQDGAYLASFLLEKGYDVYGADRRSTDQINWRMKELGIDEKVKIVYMDLLENTNVTDTIMKLKPDEVYNLAAQSFVKVSFDQPLVTSQVDAIGVLGILDAIKHFSPETRFYQASTSEMFGKVQEIPQSENTPFHPRSPYAVAKLFAHWMTVNYRESYDLFNCSGILFNHESPLRGIEFVTRKITNGVARIKHGLLDNIVLGNLDAKRDWGYAREYVEAMWLMLQQEEPDDYIVATGKTHTVREFVELAFMAADINIVWEGEGVDTRGINRKSNEVVVLISPDFYRPAEVKLLIGDPSKAKENLGWEAATQLEELVRIMVESDIERVT, from the coding sequence ATGAAAAAAGCACTAATTACCGGAATAAGGGGCCAGGACGGAGCATACCTGGCCAGTTTCTTACTTGAAAAAGGATACGATGTTTATGGTGCGGATAGAAGGAGTACCGACCAGATAAATTGGAGGATGAAAGAACTTGGAATTGATGAAAAGGTTAAAATTGTCTACATGGATCTCCTTGAAAATACAAATGTAACTGATACTATTATGAAACTAAAGCCGGATGAGGTTTACAATCTTGCCGCCCAGAGCTTTGTAAAAGTATCTTTTGATCAACCATTAGTAACTTCACAGGTTGACGCCATTGGTGTCTTAGGTATTCTGGATGCTATAAAACACTTCAGCCCGGAAACAAGATTCTATCAGGCTTCTACATCAGAGATGTTTGGCAAGGTCCAGGAAATACCTCAGAGTGAAAATACCCCATTTCATCCCAGAAGTCCTTACGCTGTAGCAAAGCTTTTCGCGCATTGGATGACGGTAAATTATCGAGAATCATATGACTTGTTCAATTGCTCAGGAATATTATTCAACCATGAATCCCCATTAAGAGGAATCGAATTTGTTACCCGCAAGATTACTAACGGAGTGGCCAGGATAAAGCATGGTTTACTAGATAATATCGTTCTGGGTAATCTAGACGCAAAGAGAGATTGGGGCTATGCGAGGGAATATGTTGAGGCAATGTGGCTGATGCTTCAACAGGAAGAGCCGGACGACTATATTGTCGCAACGGGAAAAACCCATACGGTAAGAGAGTTTGTCGAACTTGCATTCATGGCTGCCGATATTAATATAGTGTGGGAAGGAGAAGGAGTAGATACCAGGGGGATTAACAGGAAGTCAAATGAGGTAGTTGTGTTAATTTCTCCAGATTTTTACAGACCCGCAGAAGTTAAGCTCCTTATTGGAGATCCTTCAAAAGCGAAGGAAAATCTTGGATGGGAAGCTGCTACACAGCTGGAGGAGCTTGTGCGTATTATGGTTGAATCTGATATAGAACGAGTCACATAG
- a CDS encoding response regulator: MRNIIFVDNDSVATRKLKKLLGTMCPEWEIEVTRSGKEALDLMSRSPFDVIVSDLRIQGMNGIELFETVSESYPETVRIIHSEASDLRSTMIVHQFLKKPCSAEAMKNTILRTYKLQELLRKKILRKTVAGIKNLPSLPRLYNMIVEEMQSPDVSLKKVGYLISQDISMSAKILQLVNSAFFALPQKITDPQQASVYIGLETLKSLVLSIHVFSSLTKDAESYGFFPVKMWKHSLKTGKLASDIARSENADRAIVDGAMISGMLHDIGKLIILLEMPKEFIDVMNLVEATGCCPTEAEYSILDTSHAELGAYLLGLWGLPGNVIESVAFHHKPSELIERMFNTPSETIGDDSEITKSKDADIKLQAEEKPATAFTALTAVHIANALTMQGDCSSDTPYFPYVDMSYLKKLGLTDRLPQWVELYEQTKQVSEINIV; encoded by the coding sequence ATGAGAAATATTATCTTTGTTGATAATGATTCTGTTGCAACCCGGAAACTAAAAAAACTGCTTGGCACAATGTGTCCTGAATGGGAGATAGAGGTTACCCGGAGTGGAAAAGAAGCCCTGGATTTAATGTCCAGGTCCCCATTTGATGTTATTGTTTCTGATCTGCGTATACAGGGAATGAACGGGATAGAACTATTTGAAACCGTTAGTGAAAGCTATCCGGAAACTGTTCGTATCATCCATTCAGAAGCTTCAGACTTAAGGTCAACCATGATTGTACACCAGTTTCTGAAGAAACCATGTTCCGCGGAAGCAATGAAGAACACTATTTTACGCACATATAAGCTTCAGGAATTGTTAAGAAAAAAAATATTAAGAAAAACTGTCGCAGGTATTAAAAATCTGCCCAGTCTTCCCCGCTTATATAATATGATTGTTGAAGAGATGCAGTCTCCGGATGTATCCCTTAAAAAGGTAGGTTATTTAATTTCACAGGACATCTCAATGTCAGCCAAAATATTACAACTGGTTAATTCCGCTTTTTTTGCTCTGCCACAAAAAATTACTGATCCTCAACAGGCATCAGTTTATATCGGCCTTGAAACGCTAAAATCACTCGTGCTCTCTATCCATGTGTTTTCTTCATTAACAAAAGACGCGGAATCGTATGGCTTCTTTCCTGTGAAAATGTGGAAACATAGTTTGAAGACTGGCAAGCTGGCCAGTGACATAGCGCGTTCAGAGAATGCCGATAGAGCAATAGTGGATGGGGCGATGATATCCGGGATGCTGCATGACATAGGAAAACTCATAATATTACTGGAAATGCCCAAAGAGTTCATTGACGTAATGAACCTTGTTGAAGCTACCGGCTGCTGTCCGACAGAGGCTGAGTATTCTATACTGGACACTTCTCATGCGGAATTGGGCGCCTATCTGTTAGGGCTATGGGGTCTTCCAGGTAATGTAATTGAATCAGTTGCTTTCCATCACAAACCTTCAGAATTGATAGAGCGTATGTTCAATACGCCGTCTGAAACCATAGGAGATGATTCGGAAATAACGAAATCGAAAGATGCTGATATAAAACTACAGGCAGAAGAGAAGCCAGCAACAGCGTTTACCGCGTTGACGGCTGTGCATATAGCGAATGCCTTGACGATGCAGGGAGATTGCTCTTCTGATACACCTTATTTCCCATACGTTGACATGTCATACTTAAAAAAACTTGGTCTGACAGACAGACTGCCTCAATGGGTAGAGCTTTATGAGCAGACAAAACAGGTATCCGAGATAAATATAGTTTAG
- a CDS encoding sensor histidine kinase produces the protein MFKFNKKFIDPENSDRQNKIPLIAISILIVLIIGIIIITKFQLKQEEKEKRTGVLNNSLQLINLISMYPIKDFETDKRDLFFKTLINNSLNSGLLYCYAHDLTGKVIASFTMSDSVKDSPWEIQRSSLFSMWLTKQTFNEPGTGKAIYEYAKPVFENNQKTGTVRIGFQVPEIVVFKGERLSHLSMIVFLILATIILFYYGVLIVIKPLQKIMKNSKKIIHSSVPESNNGGQGTNIVNIIGELNKSFSNIQDRITRIESENIELSTKMGAISFEKDQIINLLNSLSFGIITTDLHDNINYINDYISNLIGRQLKDVLDQPFDQIIENDDIALSILQFEQIETAGNGKNIETTFPNFSPGETFGVSLYNLTDKSGESIGKMILVKNITFQKMGEKTQQEFISHVSHELLTPLTTIKSYNEMLMDGEIDKEEMQKEFYNTISEETSRLTRLIQNLLNISRIETGELVINRDFVRTELLFEDCAAAINASALNKNISFQKLLPDTFPSLNGDKELLKVSINNILNNAVKYTPEGGRISFSLYEYNNTVTFEVINTGGGISKNDIPRIFDKSYRSDDKHVSEQYGSGLGLAITSEIINLHGGEVEVQSEPGKETCFKINIPKGEYYLEDK, from the coding sequence ATGTTTAAGTTTAATAAAAAATTCATAGATCCTGAAAACAGTGACAGGCAAAATAAAATCCCACTGATCGCCATCAGCATTTTGATCGTTCTGATTATAGGGATTATAATTATTACAAAGTTCCAGTTAAAACAGGAAGAAAAGGAGAAACGGACAGGAGTGCTTAATAACAGCCTCCAACTGATAAATCTTATTTCAATGTACCCAATCAAAGATTTTGAAACTGACAAGCGGGATCTCTTCTTCAAAACACTCATAAACAATTCTTTAAATTCAGGTCTTTTATACTGCTACGCTCACGACCTTACAGGAAAGGTTATCGCTTCATTTACTATGAGTGATTCAGTAAAAGATTCACCTTGGGAGATCCAGAGGAGCTCACTATTTTCGATGTGGTTGACGAAACAGACCTTCAATGAGCCTGGTACAGGAAAAGCGATTTATGAGTATGCTAAACCTGTCTTTGAGAATAACCAGAAGACCGGGACGGTAAGGATAGGATTTCAAGTCCCTGAAATAGTGGTTTTCAAAGGAGAACGGTTAAGTCATTTGTCTATGATAGTTTTTCTTATACTCGCTACCATTATTCTTTTCTATTATGGTGTCCTCATCGTCATAAAACCTCTTCAAAAAATCATGAAAAACAGTAAAAAAATCATCCATTCGTCAGTACCGGAAAGCAATAACGGAGGACAAGGCACAAATATTGTAAATATCATTGGAGAGCTTAATAAATCATTTTCAAACATTCAAGACAGGATAACCAGGATCGAATCAGAAAACATTGAATTGAGCACAAAAATGGGGGCTATCTCTTTTGAGAAAGATCAAATTATTAATCTCCTGAATTCTTTGAGCTTCGGAATAATAACCACCGACCTGCATGACAATATTAACTATATAAATGATTATATAAGTAACCTGATAGGCAGGCAATTGAAAGACGTGCTTGATCAACCGTTTGATCAGATAATCGAGAATGATGATATTGCATTGAGCATTTTGCAATTTGAACAGATAGAAACTGCCGGAAATGGTAAGAATATTGAAACAACCTTCCCAAACTTTTCTCCCGGAGAAACTTTTGGAGTCTCCCTGTATAACCTTACTGATAAGTCAGGGGAGTCTATAGGCAAGATGATCCTGGTCAAAAATATCACTTTCCAGAAAATGGGAGAAAAAACCCAGCAGGAATTTATCTCACATGTATCACATGAACTTCTGACCCCTTTAACGACAATTAAATCATACAATGAGATGTTAATGGATGGTGAAATAGACAAGGAAGAGATGCAGAAAGAGTTCTACAACACCATAAGTGAGGAAACATCACGTTTAACCCGCCTTATTCAGAATCTTTTGAATATCTCAAGAATAGAAACAGGTGAATTAGTAATAAACAGAGATTTTGTCAGAACTGAATTACTTTTTGAAGATTGTGCTGCTGCCATTAATGCTTCCGCTCTTAATAAAAACATAAGCTTTCAAAAATTATTACCAGACACATTTCCATCACTGAACGGTGATAAAGAACTACTCAAGGTATCGATTAACAATATCTTGAATAACGCGGTAAAATATACTCCTGAAGGAGGCAGAATCTCATTTTCACTCTACGAGTACAACAACACTGTGACATTTGAGGTAATCAATACAGGTGGCGGCATTTCTAAAAATGATATACCCCGCATTTTTGATAAATCCTATCGTTCCGATGACAAACATGTTTCAGAGCAGTACGGGTCAGGGTTAGGTCTTGCAATAACATCTGAGATTATCAATCTCCATGGAGGAGAAGTTGAAGTACAAAGTGAGCCAGGAAAGGAAACCTGTTTTAAGATAAACATTCCGAAGGGAGAATATTACCTTGAAGATAAATAA
- a CDS encoding response regulator, which yields MKINKTILVIDDDSHIRRVIELKLRKAGYEVIIAENGESGIQICNTRLPDAVITDVVMPKMDGKAVLRRTKELKKEYSFLTIIISCSIGFEEHHWIKDIPDTHFMEKPFSLNKVLDCVDQYFGIKR from the coding sequence TTGAAGATAAATAAAACCATTCTGGTCATTGATGATGACTCCCATATAAGGAGGGTTATTGAGCTTAAGTTGAGAAAGGCCGGATATGAGGTAATAATTGCCGAGAATGGAGAATCAGGGATTCAGATCTGTAATACCAGGTTGCCGGATGCTGTCATCACAGACGTTGTAATGCCAAAAATGGACGGTAAAGCAGTCCTTAGAAGAACTAAGGAATTAAAAAAGGAATATTCTTTCCTGACCATTATTATAAGCTGCTCGATAGGTTTTGAGGAGCATCACTGGATAAAAGATATACCCGACACTCATTTTATGGAAAAACCGTTTAGTCTTAATAAAGTATTGGATTGTGTTGATCAATACTTCGGAATTAAAAGATGA
- a CDS encoding HD-GYP domain-containing protein has translation MIMHIEYFQELFCGLTQISPLNFEVWNGDGPVFSSRFDGADTTISSQIEEFSDSVMSQGVFRHTSMNGWKAVFGVPIRNNEQTVGCLLAYSKNSNKNLIPDESAYAEIPDVKGVEMFLTRLVSFIEDKWEGEQEKEKITEELGRSFEDLYLYSQVANQIKTLLSSNQMNNDLVLDTMKTMRVDISFVNLFNHEGSKIAFNEDSLYLQFSGIAEKFVGKLIRTLTVQEKVEKRTHFTIHDSRTDSQFSKLFIAQYRLLAVKITHDNKFYGWLGLISFNLKESFRRSELRLLISMAEQLAMLITNTDLYKELEGFVINLIKSMVCAIEAKDVYTSGHSERVSELCLNMAEYMDLTEDDKKNLKWAAILHDVGKIGVPESILCKEGPLEDDEYRKIKEHPKRGFEILKHIKQLVPITPSILHHHERYDGKGYPDGLKGDEIPLYARIIAIIDTYDAITSRRSYRSAKSSEEAMSIIEKVAGTQLDPNLVLIFKEVYRDSIVVKKDEQISGKEKARWQCQQLT, from the coding sequence ATGATTATGCACATTGAATATTTTCAGGAACTATTCTGCGGCTTAACTCAAATCAGCCCGTTAAACTTTGAGGTCTGGAATGGTGACGGTCCGGTGTTCTCTTCAAGATTTGACGGCGCAGACACAACCATCAGCAGCCAGATAGAAGAGTTTTCTGATAGTGTCATGAGCCAGGGGGTATTCCGTCATACTTCTATGAACGGCTGGAAAGCGGTATTTGGTGTTCCCATTAGAAACAATGAGCAGACAGTCGGGTGTCTGCTTGCCTACAGCAAAAATTCAAATAAAAATCTCATACCTGATGAAAGTGCTTACGCGGAAATTCCTGATGTTAAAGGGGTCGAAATGTTTCTTACCCGCCTGGTATCATTTATAGAAGATAAATGGGAAGGTGAGCAGGAAAAAGAGAAGATTACTGAAGAACTTGGCCGGAGTTTCGAAGATCTATATCTCTATTCCCAGGTTGCAAACCAGATAAAAACGTTATTGTCCTCCAATCAAATGAACAACGATCTGGTTTTAGATACCATGAAAACAATGCGGGTAGACATCTCCTTCGTCAATTTATTTAACCATGAAGGAAGTAAAATAGCCTTTAATGAAGATAGTTTATACCTGCAATTTTCTGGCATTGCGGAAAAATTTGTAGGAAAGCTTATAAGAACTCTTACTGTTCAAGAGAAAGTAGAAAAGAGAACACATTTTACTATTCATGATTCCAGGACAGACAGTCAATTCAGCAAATTGTTTATTGCTCAATACCGTTTACTTGCAGTAAAGATCACACATGACAACAAATTTTACGGGTGGTTGGGACTGATTTCATTTAATCTTAAAGAATCTTTCAGAAGAAGCGAATTGAGGCTCTTGATTTCTATGGCTGAGCAGCTTGCCATGTTGATAACCAATACTGACCTGTACAAAGAATTAGAAGGATTTGTTATCAATTTGATTAAGTCAATGGTCTGTGCTATTGAAGCGAAAGATGTATATACCAGCGGCCACTCTGAACGAGTCAGTGAATTATGCTTGAATATGGCAGAATATATGGATCTGACAGAAGATGATAAAAAGAACCTGAAATGGGCCGCCATCCTGCATGATGTCGGGAAAATAGGTGTGCCTGAATCTATTCTGTGTAAAGAAGGGCCTCTGGAAGATGATGAGTATCGTAAAATTAAAGAACACCCAAAAAGAGGGTTTGAGATCCTTAAACATATTAAGCAACTGGTGCCTATAACCCCCAGTATTTTACATCATCATGAGCGCTATGATGGAAAGGGATATCCTGACGGGCTGAAAGGTGATGAAATCCCATTATATGCACGCATTATTGCTATTATTGACACATACGATGCTATAACTTCACGGCGGTCTTACCGGTCGGCAAAATCTTCGGAGGAAGCTATGTCAATTATTGAAAAGGTTGCCGGCACACAATTAGACCCGAATCTGGTTTTAATATTCAAAGAGGTATACAGGGACTCAATCGTTGTAAAAAAAGATGAGCAAATCTCTGGGAAGGAGAAAGCAAGATGGCAATGTCAGCAATTAACATAA
- a CDS encoding ATPase, T2SS/T4P/T4SS family has translation MAMSAINITKIGTNTVLTPRASLSHKNYEDLDTLFKDCISHQKTQIILDCKAVSFIDSEILGLMVKTHEALSMQERMLKIINLVEICRDILTITRLIKIFHVYKNINDALKNVPLKDDNLIPKRRKLGEIMVNQGRITPDELNVYLATQKETCKPIGKLFIENNIITEEEMIRILGEQHGIPKVWLRKGLVDGRIVNVLSKEKALRYKVIPIFKVNNILTLATSDPNAIFVFDEIAKITNLVVQPVLCRTDDILDIIEEYYKEGGHTDVNDIHLDDNLELVETATEEEINELAQMAEDSPIVNLTNKILLKAIRDGASDIHFEPQRNKFRILVRIDGILYDFMSPKIEIHPSLVSRLKIMAGLDISERRMPQDGRIQVRTDGRTVDLRFGSMPSIHGEKVVLRVLDKSNAILDLNKLGFKNVILDQFKSILRKPHGLILVCGPTGSGKTTTLYSAITMLNCMEKNVITIEDPVEYQLDDINQNQIKDSIGLNFAKFLKHALRQDPDIILVGEIRDRETAEIAIQASLTGHLVLSSLHTNDSPSAITRLLEMGVEPYLISSALLGCQAQRLVRTICPDCKTSYFPSKAELQELGFDNDTTIRLYKGKGCSSCYDSGFKGRFGLYELLPLDEELQSVILENPNATAIKKHISGNGHQRLRELGYEKVIEGLTTIEEVRRIAI, from the coding sequence ATGGCAATGTCAGCAATTAACATAACTAAAATTGGTACAAATACCGTCCTGACTCCAAGAGCTTCATTATCGCATAAGAATTATGAGGATCTTGATACGCTATTCAAAGATTGTATCAGCCACCAGAAAACGCAGATTATTCTGGACTGCAAAGCGGTGTCATTCATCGACAGTGAAATACTTGGCCTTATGGTCAAGACGCATGAAGCGCTTTCAATGCAGGAGAGAATGTTGAAAATAATTAACCTGGTTGAGATATGCCGGGACATACTGACGATAACACGGCTCATAAAGATTTTTCACGTTTACAAAAACATCAATGACGCACTTAAAAACGTACCATTAAAAGATGATAATTTAATACCAAAAAGAAGAAAACTTGGCGAAATTATGGTCAACCAGGGGCGTATTACTCCTGATGAGCTAAACGTCTATCTCGCCACACAAAAGGAAACCTGCAAACCAATTGGAAAATTATTTATTGAAAATAATATCATTACGGAAGAAGAGATGATCCGTATTCTCGGAGAACAGCATGGGATCCCAAAAGTCTGGCTGAGGAAAGGGCTGGTAGACGGAAGGATTGTGAATGTTTTATCTAAGGAAAAGGCGCTGCGTTATAAAGTAATCCCCATTTTTAAGGTTAACAATATCCTGACACTTGCCACGTCAGATCCAAACGCTATCTTTGTGTTTGACGAAATAGCAAAAATTACTAACCTGGTAGTCCAGCCCGTTCTCTGCCGTACTGATGACATTCTTGATATTATCGAAGAATACTACAAAGAGGGGGGTCATACAGATGTCAATGATATCCACCTTGACGATAATCTTGAGCTTGTTGAAACTGCAACTGAAGAAGAGATAAATGAATTAGCACAAATGGCTGAAGATAGCCCGATAGTTAATCTGACCAACAAAATTCTTCTCAAGGCTATCAGAGATGGTGCGAGCGATATACATTTTGAGCCGCAGCGGAACAAATTCCGCATACTGGTCAGGATTGACGGAATATTGTATGACTTTATGTCCCCTAAAATAGAGATTCATCCGTCTCTTGTCTCAAGGTTAAAGATTATGGCAGGTCTTGATATCTCTGAAAGGCGCATGCCCCAAGACGGCCGTATCCAGGTACGGACAGATGGCAGGACCGTAGATCTCAGGTTTGGATCAATGCCGAGCATTCATGGCGAAAAAGTTGTTTTGAGGGTGCTGGATAAGAGTAATGCCATCCTTGACCTCAATAAGCTTGGGTTTAAAAATGTAATACTGGACCAGTTTAAATCGATCCTCAGAAAACCCCATGGGCTCATTCTGGTCTGCGGTCCTACCGGCAGTGGAAAGACAACCACCCTCTATTCCGCTATAACAATGCTCAACTGCATGGAAAAAAATGTTATAACCATTGAAGATCCGGTTGAATATCAGTTGGATGACATCAACCAGAACCAGATCAAGGATTCCATAGGTCTCAACTTTGCCAAGTTTCTGAAACATGCTCTCCGTCAGGACCCTGATATTATACTGGTGGGAGAAATCAGGGACCGTGAAACAGCTGAAATTGCGATCCAGGCTTCACTGACCGGCCATCTTGTTCTTTCGTCGCTTCATACGAACGACAGCCCCAGCGCCATTACCCGACTCCTGGAAATGGGAGTTGAACCATACCTCATCTCTTCCGCCCTGCTGGGTTGTCAGGCACAACGTCTCGTCCGGACAATCTGTCCGGACTGTAAGACAAGCTACTTCCCCTCAAAGGCAGAATTGCAGGAACTTGGATTTGACAATGATACAACAATCCGGTTGTACAAAGGCAAAGGGTGTTCTTCCTGTTATGACTCAGGTTTCAAAGGACGTTTCGGGCTCTATGAACTCCTGCCTTTAGACGAAGAGCTCCAATCGGTAATACTGGAAAATCCGAATGCAACCGCTATAAAAAAACATATTAGCGGAAATGGTCATCAGAGATTGAGAGAGCTTGGATATGAGAAGGTAATTGAGGGTTTAACCACCATAGAAGAGGTAAGGCGGATCGCGATTTGA